A portion of the Nitrososphaerota archaeon genome contains these proteins:
- a CDS encoding spherulation-specific family 4 protein gives MLEVEIKNFTVNTSTISYLQNSQSNPIKRVITSLIPPNKNKFVFVQKFYRFCLDNNNDRQVYFYFQNEYEELKENNTNNTLVLIEIDTNDGVKKLLEFTITNSREFRLADRYVIKFTTDTKISYLQTCITLNNQSSSDGNNNTTVTNYVQDYIPINFSENTYEKENSIILPFYIYPYDYEKNDFVDDVKKLINKINSTQVPFYIIINPNSGLGDSEDSKYTEFIRMVISAGGYPIGYIPTGYGNRSISDIKSDIDKWKQLYPDVHGIFFDEVSTNVTKDYVKDICGY, from the coding sequence ATGCTAGAAGTTGAGATAAAGAATTTTACAGTAAATACTTCTACAATCTCTTATCTACAAAATTCACAAAGTAATCCTATAAAGAGAGTTATTACTAGTTTAATACCACCTAATAAAAATAAATTCGTATTTGTTCAAAAATTCTATAGATTTTGTCTCGATAATAATAATGATAGACAAGTATATTTTTATTTTCAAAATGAGTATGAAGAATTAAAAGAAAATAACACTAATAATACATTAGTTCTAATAGAAATTGATACTAACGATGGTGTAAAGAAACTTCTAGAATTTACAATTACAAATTCTAGAGAATTTAGATTAGCAGATAGATATGTTATTAAGTTTACAACAGATACTAAAATTTCTTATTTACAGACATGTATTACTTTAAATAATCAATCATCATCAGACGGAAATAATAACACTACAGTAACTAATTATGTCCAAGATTATATACCTATAAACTTTTCAGAAAATACATATGAAAAAGAAAATAGTATAATATTACCTTTCTATATATATCCGTATGATTATGAGAAAAATGATTTCGTTGATGATGTTAAGAAACTAATTAATAAGATAAATAGTACACAAGTTCCATTCTATATAATCATAAATCCTAATAGTGGACTTGGAGATAGTGAAGATTCTAAATATACAGAATTCATAAGGATGGTTATATCAGCAGGTGGATACCCTATTGGTTATATTCCTACAGGTTATGGTAATAGAAGCATTAGTGATATAAAATCAGATATTGATAAATGGAAACAGTTATATCCAGATGTCCATGGTATATTCTTTGATGAAGTTTCAACTAATGTTACTAAAGATTATGTAAAAGATATTTGCGGTTAT